From one Micromonospora siamensis genomic stretch:
- a CDS encoding helix-turn-helix domain-containing protein — protein MEYVSRVPRPPLDGLIDDLYYLAGAPPYPRLMLPPMPAALLIVNLGAPFRIRGGTGIEPAEYADGCVVTTPTRALEFGYPRRTRSVGVHVKPWGLAPFLPMPAAELCDRPVAVEQVWGRRAVAELRDRLATAGGPHEMLTLLEEELMRRLGETVGLGLVRHTSSVIAATSGAVAIGDLSVAAGVSGTHLAQRFKELIGVTPKRLARTHRFATTVFAIDPDGPIDWSDLAAGAGYFDQAHFGHEFRAFTGLTPTRYVEVRRRFLREHPGHVLDSWPLPLD, from the coding sequence GTGGAGTACGTGTCCAGAGTGCCGCGACCGCCGCTGGACGGGCTGATCGACGACCTCTACTACCTGGCGGGCGCGCCGCCGTACCCCCGGCTGATGTTGCCGCCGATGCCGGCGGCGTTGCTCATCGTCAACCTCGGGGCGCCGTTCCGCATCCGCGGCGGCACCGGCATCGAGCCGGCGGAGTACGCCGACGGCTGCGTCGTCACCACGCCCACCCGCGCGTTGGAGTTCGGCTACCCCCGCCGGACCCGGTCCGTCGGCGTGCACGTCAAGCCGTGGGGGCTGGCGCCGTTCCTGCCGATGCCCGCGGCCGAGCTGTGCGACCGCCCGGTGGCCGTGGAGCAGGTCTGGGGTCGGCGGGCCGTCGCCGAGCTGCGGGACCGGCTGGCCACGGCGGGCGGGCCGCACGAGATGCTGACGCTGCTGGAGGAGGAGCTGATGCGGCGGCTGGGCGAGACCGTCGGCCTGGGGCTGGTCCGCCACACGAGCAGCGTCATCGCCGCGACCAGCGGGGCGGTCGCGATCGGCGACCTGAGCGTGGCGGCCGGGGTCAGCGGCACCCATCTGGCACAGCGGTTCAAGGAGCTCATCGGCGTCACGCCGAAGCGGCTCGCCCGCACCCACCGCTTCGCCACCACCGTGTTCGCGATCGACCCCGACGGGCCGATCGACTGGAGTGATCTCGCCGCTGGCGCGGGCTACTTCGACCAGGCGCACTTCGGCCACGAGTTCCGGGCGTTCACCGGGCTCACGCCGACCCGGTACGTCGAGGTCCGGCGGCGGTTCCTGCGCGAACATCCCGGCCACGTGCTGGACAGCTGGCCGCTGCCGCTCGATTGA
- a CDS encoding aldo/keto reductase: MTTTRTLGRSGIEVSALGMGCWAIGGPLWGDGGQPFGWGEVDDDESVRTIHRALDLGVTLFDTASNYGAGHSERILGRALAGRRDDVVVATKFGNVSDEATRRWTSVDHSPAYAAVSLEESLRRLGTDHVDLYQLHINDLPASAALDLVDTLEGLVTQGKIRAYGWSTDNPASARAFAEAGPHCAAVQHDESVFKDNREMFAVCDALDLASLNRGPLAMGLLTGKSRTVGADDVRGRAPEWLVWFRDGRPTPEWSARLELIRAALTADGRTLAQGALGWLLARSPRTLPIPGCRTVAQAEENFGTLAYGPLPADAFAEVERLLADLRGAPADA; this comes from the coding sequence ATGACGACGACACGAACTCTGGGCCGCAGCGGAATCGAGGTCAGCGCGCTGGGCATGGGTTGCTGGGCGATCGGCGGGCCGCTCTGGGGTGACGGCGGGCAGCCGTTCGGGTGGGGCGAGGTGGACGACGACGAGTCGGTCCGGACCATCCACCGCGCCCTGGACCTGGGCGTCACCCTCTTCGACACGGCCAGCAACTACGGGGCCGGGCACAGCGAGCGGATCCTGGGCCGGGCGCTGGCCGGCCGGCGGGACGACGTGGTGGTCGCCACCAAGTTCGGCAACGTCTCCGACGAGGCCACCCGACGGTGGACCAGCGTCGACCACAGCCCCGCGTACGCGGCGGTCAGCCTGGAGGAGTCGCTGCGCCGGCTCGGCACCGACCACGTCGACCTGTACCAGCTGCACATCAACGATCTGCCGGCGTCCGCCGCGCTCGACCTGGTCGACACCCTGGAGGGCCTGGTCACCCAGGGCAAGATCCGGGCGTACGGCTGGAGCACCGACAACCCGGCGTCGGCGCGGGCGTTCGCCGAGGCGGGCCCGCACTGCGCCGCCGTGCAGCACGACGAGTCGGTGTTCAAGGACAACCGGGAGATGTTCGCGGTCTGCGACGCGCTGGACCTGGCCAGCCTCAACCGCGGCCCGCTGGCGATGGGCCTGCTCACTGGTAAGTCCCGCACCGTCGGCGCGGACGACGTGCGCGGCCGGGCACCGGAGTGGCTGGTCTGGTTCCGCGACGGCCGCCCCACGCCCGAGTGGTCGGCCCGGCTGGAGCTCATCCGGGCGGCGCTGACGGCCGACGGCCGTACCCTCGCCCAGGGCGCGTTGGGCTGGCTGCTGGCCCGCAGCCCACGCACGCTGCCGATCCCCGGCTGCCGCACGGTCGCGCAGGCCGAGGAGAACTTCGGCACCCTGGCGTACGGGCCGCTGCCCGCCGACGCGTTCGCCGAGGTGGAGCGGCTGCTCGCCGACCTGCGCGGCGCCCCGGCCGACGCCTGA
- a CDS encoding GNAT family N-acetyltransferase, translating into MTTTIAQVSPAHPAFDRVAALFDDYRVHYGQPSSPEGTRGWLHDQLTGGRMSAVAALRGDDVCGFVTVTVMPASLRLGTVWSIRDLYVPPRHRRGGVASALLHHVVQEARAAGALRVSLQTETDNGPALSLYTGLGFEPVTGLELLNLTLVTAD; encoded by the coding sequence GTGACGACGACCATCGCGCAGGTCTCCCCCGCCCACCCGGCGTTCGATCGGGTGGCCGCGCTCTTCGACGACTACCGGGTGCACTACGGCCAACCGTCGAGCCCCGAGGGCACCCGCGGGTGGCTGCACGACCAGCTCACCGGCGGCCGGATGTCCGCCGTCGCTGCCCTCCGAGGCGACGACGTCTGCGGCTTCGTCACCGTCACGGTCATGCCCGCGTCGCTGCGGCTGGGCACCGTCTGGTCGATCCGCGACCTGTACGTGCCCCCGCGCCACCGTCGCGGCGGCGTCGCGAGCGCCCTGCTCCACCACGTCGTCCAGGAGGCACGCGCCGCGGGCGCGCTGCGCGTCTCACTCCAGACCGAGACCGACAACGGGCCCGCCCTGTCCCTCTACACCGGCCTCGGCTTCGAGCCGGTCACCGGCCTGGAACTGCTCAATCTCACCCTCGTCACCGCCGACTGA
- a CDS encoding MerR family transcriptional regulator — MSGYSPSEAATRSGFSLDTLRYYEKIGLLSDIGRTSGGRRVFTDEDLGWLVLFRCLRDTGMPIAEMCRYAELARAGEHTTGERHALLRRHAERVEEQMRLLQHQYDHLREKIRFYEKLG, encoded by the coding sequence ATGAGCGGTTACTCACCCTCCGAGGCCGCCACCCGCAGCGGGTTCAGCCTCGACACCCTGCGCTACTACGAGAAGATCGGCCTGCTCAGTGACATCGGGCGGACGTCCGGCGGGCGGCGGGTCTTCACCGACGAGGACCTGGGCTGGCTGGTGCTGTTCCGCTGCCTGCGCGACACCGGCATGCCGATCGCCGAGATGTGCCGCTACGCCGAGCTGGCCCGGGCGGGCGAGCACACCACCGGCGAGCGGCACGCCCTGCTGCGCCGGCACGCCGAGCGGGTCGAGGAGCAGATGCGCCTGCTCCAACACCAGTACGACCACCTGCGCGAGAAGATCCGCTTCTACGAGAAGTTGGGCTGA
- a CDS encoding winged helix-turn-helix domain-containing protein translates to MADHLRERIESGELAPGEKLPSTAQLKEEHGVSQTVVRQAIFLLQMQGWVEGVHGVGVFVAEELPQGQGGS, encoded by the coding sequence TTGGCCGACCATCTTCGTGAGCGGATCGAGTCGGGCGAGCTGGCGCCGGGAGAGAAGCTGCCGTCGACCGCGCAGCTCAAGGAGGAACACGGCGTGTCGCAGACCGTCGTGCGTCAGGCGATCTTCCTTTTGCAGATGCAGGGATGGGTCGAGGGCGTGCACGGGGTCGGCGTCTTCGTGGCCGAGGAACTGCCGCAGGGGCAGGGCGGGTCGTGA
- a CDS encoding DinB family protein translates to MSDSRMALPSTVDERTMLRTFLDFQREALVRKCAGLTDGQLRARPVPSSTLSLLGLVRHLATVERWYFQAVLAGDRPGDLYDLTDDFDAPFNDIADATGAETFVQWRAEVAASRRIEDERSLDAVGRTPGTGSERSLRWVLIHMVDEYARHLGHADILREAIDGRSGE, encoded by the coding sequence GGCCCTGCCGTCCACGGTGGACGAACGCACGATGTTGCGGACCTTCCTCGACTTCCAGCGGGAGGCGCTCGTCCGCAAGTGCGCCGGGCTGACCGACGGGCAGCTGCGGGCCCGTCCGGTGCCGTCGTCCACCCTGTCCCTGCTGGGCCTGGTGCGGCACCTGGCCACCGTCGAGCGGTGGTACTTCCAGGCGGTGCTCGCCGGCGACCGCCCCGGCGACCTGTACGACCTGACCGACGACTTCGACGCGCCGTTCAACGACATCGCCGACGCCACCGGCGCGGAGACCTTCGTGCAGTGGCGGGCGGAGGTGGCGGCCTCGCGGCGGATCGAGGACGAGCGCTCCCTCGACGCGGTCGGCCGCACCCCGGGCACCGGCAGCGAGCGCTCGCTGCGCTGGGTGCTCATCCACATGGTCGACGAGTACGCCCGGCACCTCGGGCACGCCGACATCCTGCGCGAGGCGATCGACGGCCGGTCCGGCGAGTGA
- a CDS encoding extracellular catalytic domain type 1 short-chain-length polyhydroxyalkanoate depolymerase, which translates to MRRRSSILARIAGAVAGAALAAATVVAVAAPAQAATLTQVTGFGSNPGNLSMYAYRPNGLPSGAPAVVLLHGCTQNASGYFTNSGWQKYADLWKFALIVPQQASSNNSSSCFNWFATGDTARGQGEALSVKQMVDYAKSNYAVDPARVFVSGLSAGGAMSAVMLATYPDVFAAGSVVAGLPYRCATSTTSAYSCMNPGVDKSPTAWGDLVRGAYSGYAGPRPRVAIWHGTSDTTVAPLNAAESRDQWTNVLGVSQTPTSTASLPGGTSLEVYGNDAVRLYRVSGMGHGTPVDPGTGADQCGNVAAYFLDTICSTYRDALFFGLGGASPSPSPTPTATASPTPTPSPTASPTASPTCVTASNYAHVTAGRAYQSGGYAYALGSNQRMGLYNTFYTTTLKQTGPSYWVIGC; encoded by the coding sequence GTGCGCCGCCGCTCATCCATCCTCGCCAGAATCGCCGGGGCGGTCGCCGGGGCCGCGCTCGCCGCCGCCACCGTCGTCGCCGTCGCCGCGCCCGCCCAGGCCGCCACGCTCACCCAGGTCACCGGCTTCGGCTCCAACCCCGGCAACCTCAGCATGTACGCCTACCGCCCGAACGGCCTGCCGTCAGGCGCCCCGGCGGTGGTGCTGCTGCACGGCTGCACCCAGAACGCCTCGGGCTACTTCACCAACTCCGGCTGGCAGAAGTACGCCGACCTCTGGAAGTTCGCGCTGATCGTGCCGCAGCAGGCCAGTTCCAACAACTCCAGCTCCTGCTTCAACTGGTTCGCCACCGGGGACACCGCCCGGGGACAGGGCGAGGCCCTGTCCGTCAAGCAGATGGTCGACTACGCGAAGAGCAACTACGCCGTCGACCCCGCCCGGGTCTTCGTCAGCGGGCTCTCCGCCGGCGGGGCGATGAGCGCGGTCATGCTGGCCACCTACCCGGACGTGTTCGCCGCCGGCTCGGTCGTCGCCGGCCTCCCGTACCGCTGCGCCACCAGCACCACCAGCGCGTACTCCTGCATGAACCCGGGGGTGGACAAGAGCCCGACGGCCTGGGGTGACCTGGTGCGCGGCGCGTACTCCGGCTATGCCGGCCCGCGGCCCCGGGTGGCGATCTGGCACGGCACCTCCGACACCACGGTGGCCCCGCTCAACGCGGCCGAGTCCCGCGACCAGTGGACCAACGTGCTCGGCGTCTCGCAGACCCCGACCAGCACCGCGTCCCTGCCCGGCGGCACCAGCCTGGAGGTCTACGGCAACGACGCCGTCCGCCTCTACCGGGTCTCCGGGATGGGCCACGGCACGCCCGTCGACCCGGGCACCGGCGCCGACCAGTGCGGCAACGTGGCCGCCTACTTCCTGGACACCATCTGCTCGACGTACCGGGACGCGCTCTTCTTCGGCCTGGGCGGCGCCTCGCCGAGCCCGAGCCCGACCCCGACGGCGACCGCGTCCCCGACGCCCACCCCGTCCCCGACGGCGTCCCCGACGGCGTCGCCGACCTGCGTGACGGCCAGCAACTACGCCCACGTGACCGCGGGCCGCGCCTACCAGTCCGGCGGGTACGCCTACGCGCTGGGCAGCAACCAGCGGATGGGCCTCTACAACACCTTCTACACGACCACCCTCAAGCAGACCGGCCCCAGCTACTGGGTCATCGGCTGCTGA
- a CDS encoding TIGR01777 family oxidoreductase, which translates to MRILMAGASGFLGTRLADRFTADGHQVTRLVRRPARTPDERQWNPSAAQLDPAVVAEADAVVNLAGAGVGDKRWDDDYRRLIRSSRVDTTTTLAVAIAGLPAEDRPKVLLNSSAVGWYGNTGDRVVEEDAPAGEGFLADVCRVWEAATRPAEDAGVRVVRLRTGLPLHRDGGLLKPQLLPFRLGIAGRLGSGRQWLPWISMVDWLDSAAFLLARENVAGPVNLVGPNPVTNAEFTKELARQLHRPAIIPIPALALKVVLGGFAHEALTSTRVLPGVLNRAGFPWRHPDLAGALHAALTE; encoded by the coding sequence ATGCGGATCCTCATGGCCGGCGCGTCCGGCTTCCTCGGCACCCGGCTGGCCGACCGGTTCACCGCCGACGGGCACCAGGTCACCCGGCTGGTCCGGCGGCCGGCCCGCACCCCCGACGAACGACAGTGGAACCCGTCCGCCGCACAGCTCGACCCGGCCGTGGTGGCCGAGGCCGACGCGGTGGTCAACCTGGCCGGCGCGGGCGTCGGCGACAAGCGCTGGGACGACGACTACCGGCGGCTGATCCGGTCCAGCCGGGTCGACACCACCACCACCCTGGCCGTCGCCATCGCCGGCCTGCCCGCCGAGGACCGGCCGAAGGTGCTGCTCAACTCCTCCGCGGTGGGCTGGTACGGCAACACCGGCGACCGGGTCGTCGAGGAGGACGCGCCGGCCGGCGAGGGCTTCCTGGCCGACGTCTGCCGGGTCTGGGAGGCCGCGACCCGGCCCGCCGAGGACGCCGGGGTGCGCGTGGTCCGGCTGCGTACCGGGCTGCCGCTGCACCGCGACGGCGGCCTGCTCAAGCCGCAACTGCTGCCGTTCAGGCTGGGCATCGCGGGACGGCTGGGCAGCGGCCGGCAGTGGCTGCCGTGGATCTCGATGGTCGACTGGCTGGACTCCGCCGCGTTCCTGCTCGCCCGGGAGAACGTCGCCGGCCCGGTCAACCTGGTCGGCCCGAACCCGGTGACGAACGCCGAGTTCACCAAGGAGCTGGCCCGGCAGTTGCACCGCCCGGCGATCATCCCGATCCCGGCGCTGGCGCTGAAGGTGGTCCTCGGCGGCTTCGCCCACGAGGCGCTGACCAGCACCCGGGTCCTGCCCGGCGTGCTCAACCGGGCCGGCTTCCCGTGGCGTCACCCGGACCTGGCCGGCGCGCTGCACGCCGCCCTCACCGAGTGA
- a CDS encoding winged helix-turn-helix domain-containing protein, whose translation MPAKPKWAQLADLIREQIASGELAAGDKLPSTAQLCSQHGVSAGVVNHAMIVLKTEGLVEGVHGLGVFVTERSMD comes from the coding sequence ATGCCCGCCAAACCGAAGTGGGCGCAGCTCGCGGATCTCATCCGTGAGCAGATTGCGTCCGGAGAACTCGCCGCCGGCGACAAGTTGCCGTCGACCGCTCAGTTGTGCAGCCAGCACGGCGTGTCAGCCGGGGTGGTCAACCACGCCATGATCGTCCTCAAGACCGAAGGGCTGGTCGAGGGCGTGCACGGCTTGGGCGTCTTCGTCACCGAACGGTCGATGGACTGA
- a CDS encoding dihydrofolate reductase family protein has translation MGTVVMYSSVSVDGFVADENDQPGPLFEWLSSGDVPLDSSGALKVSQTSYDYTRAYWDQIGVTVVGRHVFDLTDGWDGKPPSGIDHVVVVTHRPAPEGWDTGAPFHFVDGVEAAVAKAQQLAGDRTVEVAAGDVGGQVLAAGLVDEVRMDVVPVVFGSGKRYFGSVDAQHLLEDPEVIHGNRVLHLRYRVRR, from the coding sequence GTGGGCACGGTGGTCATGTACAGCTCGGTGTCGGTGGACGGCTTCGTCGCGGACGAGAACGACCAGCCGGGACCGCTGTTCGAGTGGTTGTCCAGCGGTGACGTCCCGTTGGACTCCAGCGGCGCGCTGAAGGTGTCGCAGACGTCCTACGACTACACCCGGGCGTACTGGGACCAGATCGGGGTGACAGTCGTCGGCCGCCACGTCTTCGACCTGACGGACGGCTGGGACGGGAAGCCGCCGAGCGGGATCGACCACGTGGTCGTCGTGACACACCGGCCGGCGCCCGAGGGCTGGGACACCGGGGCGCCGTTCCACTTCGTCGACGGTGTCGAGGCGGCCGTGGCCAAGGCGCAGCAGCTCGCGGGAGACCGCACGGTGGAGGTCGCCGCCGGTGACGTCGGTGGCCAGGTGCTCGCCGCGGGTCTGGTCGACGAGGTACGCATGGACGTCGTACCCGTCGTGTTCGGGTCCGGCAAGCGCTACTTCGGGTCGGTCGACGCGCAGCACCTGTTGGAGGATCCTGAGGTGATCCACGGCAACCGGGTGCTTCACCTGCGCTATCGGGTGCGCCGTTGA
- a CDS encoding IS110 family RNA-guided transposase — protein sequence MTAKKRQVTGGVDTHGKTHHAAAVDQAGRVLGDQQFPATAAGYQQLLLWLRAFGRVVKVGVEGTGAYGAGLARHLSASGITVVEIDRPDRKTRRSKGKSDPIDALAAARTALSGQATGVPKTRTGPVEAIRVLRVARRGAVKARTAALNQLHGLITSAPDALREDLAGLTGAALVQRCVDLRVEESTLTDPVHATNAALAAIATRITALNAEIAHADRRLRPAVARTAPALSRLFGAGPEVAGQLLTTAGDNPDRLRSEAALAHLCGAAPIPASSGRTDRHRLNRGGDRAANNALHTIVLSRMRYDPRTRAYVDKRTKQGLGKKEIMRCLKRYVIREVHTALLADFAALHTP from the coding sequence ATGACAGCCAAGAAGCGCCAGGTCACGGGTGGGGTTGATACCCACGGAAAGACGCACCACGCCGCCGCGGTCGACCAGGCGGGTCGGGTGCTCGGTGACCAGCAGTTCCCGGCCACCGCAGCCGGATATCAGCAGCTGCTGCTCTGGCTGCGCGCCTTCGGCCGGGTGGTCAAGGTCGGGGTGGAGGGCACCGGCGCCTATGGCGCTGGCCTGGCGCGGCACCTGAGCGCGTCGGGCATCACCGTCGTCGAGATCGACCGCCCTGACCGCAAGACCCGTCGGAGCAAGGGCAAGTCCGACCCGATCGATGCCCTCGCCGCCGCCCGCACGGCCCTGTCCGGGCAGGCCACCGGTGTCCCGAAGACCCGCACCGGCCCGGTCGAGGCGATCCGCGTCCTGCGGGTGGCCCGCCGCGGCGCGGTCAAGGCCCGCACCGCAGCCCTTAACCAGCTCCACGGCCTGATCACCTCCGCGCCGGACGCACTGCGGGAGGATCTGGCCGGCCTCACCGGTGCCGCGCTCGTCCAACGATGCGTCGACCTCCGTGTCGAGGAGTCCACGCTCACCGACCCGGTGCACGCCACGAACGCCGCCCTCGCCGCGATCGCCACTCGGATCACCGCGCTCAACGCCGAGATCGCCCACGCCGATCGACGACTGCGCCCCGCCGTCGCCCGCACCGCACCGGCCCTTAGCCGCCTGTTCGGCGCAGGACCGGAAGTCGCGGGGCAACTGCTGACCACCGCCGGCGACAACCCCGACCGGCTCCGCTCCGAAGCAGCCCTGGCCCACCTCTGCGGCGCCGCCCCGATACCCGCCAGCAGCGGACGCACCGACCGCCACCGCCTCAACCGCGGCGGCGACAGAGCCGCGAACAACGCCCTGCACACCATCGTGCTCAGCCGGATGCGCTACGACCCACGCACCCGCGCATACGTCGACAAACGCACCAAACAGGGCCTCGGCAAGAAAGAGATCATGCGGTGCCTCAAGCGATACGTCATCCGCGAGGTCCACACCGCCCTCCTCGCCGACTTCGCCGCTCTCCACACCCCTTGA
- a CDS encoding alpha/beta hydrolase: MPGKRWWLVGGVAWMLAVPAALRAALTWLPGPSVELWLLATFAAEHAALLLLGALTALALAVTLRVRTGGKGVVVGVLAAVTAVATVVPVAAAHRVAAREDVALRWSDQFAGTALTAERRPDRTEVYATVAGQRLHADLWLPPTAAPAARGGRPAVVWVHGGSWEEGRRSETPEWDSELSAAGAVVIDVEYRLSPQGRWRDQPADVACALGWVGANAARLGIDPTRVVLKGVSAGAHLSLLAAYAPQTFRPSCGVAPLRPAAVVALYPPTDMTALHDLDDWRQPDLFGLGGLHTFMQGTPTTDPDNYRLASPLTHVRAGVPPTLVVHGDHDQIVPVDQGRALVDRLDAVGVPHRYVELPFANHGFDFAWGGPNTQVARAAVARFIAEHT, from the coding sequence ATGCCTGGCAAGCGGTGGTGGCTGGTCGGCGGGGTGGCCTGGATGCTGGCGGTCCCGGCGGCGCTGCGGGCGGCGCTGACCTGGCTGCCCGGCCCCAGCGTGGAGCTCTGGCTGCTGGCCACCTTCGCCGCCGAACACGCGGCGCTCCTGCTGCTCGGCGCGCTGACGGCGCTGGCCCTCGCGGTGACCCTGCGTGTGCGTACCGGAGGCAAGGGGGTGGTCGTCGGCGTCCTGGCGGCGGTGACCGCCGTGGCCACCGTGGTGCCGGTGGCGGCCGCGCACCGCGTCGCCGCCCGCGAGGATGTGGCCCTGCGCTGGTCGGACCAGTTCGCCGGCACGGCCCTCACCGCCGAACGCCGGCCCGACCGCACCGAGGTGTACGCCACCGTCGCCGGCCAGCGACTGCACGCCGACCTCTGGCTCCCGCCGACAGCCGCCCCGGCCGCCCGTGGTGGACGGCCGGCGGTGGTCTGGGTGCACGGTGGCTCCTGGGAGGAGGGACGCCGCAGCGAGACCCCCGAGTGGGACAGCGAACTCTCCGCCGCCGGCGCGGTCGTCATCGACGTCGAGTACCGGCTCTCGCCGCAGGGGCGCTGGCGGGACCAGCCCGCCGACGTCGCCTGCGCGCTCGGCTGGGTCGGGGCGAACGCCGCCCGGCTCGGGATCGACCCGACCCGGGTCGTCCTCAAGGGCGTGTCGGCCGGCGCGCACCTGTCCCTGCTGGCCGCGTACGCGCCGCAGACCTTCCGGCCGTCCTGCGGCGTCGCGCCGCTGCGGCCGGCGGCGGTGGTGGCGCTCTACCCACCCACCGACATGACCGCCCTGCACGACCTGGACGACTGGCGGCAGCCCGACCTGTTCGGCCTGGGCGGCCTGCACACCTTCATGCAGGGCACACCGACCACCGACCCGGACAACTACCGGCTGGCGTCACCGCTGACCCACGTCCGCGCCGGCGTGCCGCCGACCCTGGTCGTGCACGGCGACCACGACCAGATCGTCCCCGTCGACCAGGGCCGGGCGCTGGTCGACCGGCTCGACGCGGTCGGTGTGCCGCACCGCTACGTCGAGCTGCCCTTCGCCAACCACGGATTCGACTTCGCCTGGGGCGGCCCCAACACCCAGGTGGCCCGGGCCGCCGTCGCCCGGTTCATCGCCGAGCACACCTGA
- a CDS encoding DUF1579 family protein, whose product MILSDFVGGWTGTNGFRLMPGDPLAESPAAATVSAAAGGHLTSIGYRWEHPDDGPQDGLVVAWTAEDGSLAAVWSDSWHQQPVPMSLAGSRGADGTVALDGAYGGGWVWRIVFDTTDDGTFRMRMENVVPAGEATAELPAGPYPAMVLRARRG is encoded by the coding sequence ATGATCCTTTCCGATTTCGTGGGCGGCTGGACCGGGACGAACGGGTTCCGTCTGATGCCCGGTGATCCGCTGGCCGAGTCCCCCGCCGCCGCGACGGTGAGCGCCGCCGCGGGCGGCCACCTGACCTCGATCGGCTACCGCTGGGAGCATCCCGACGACGGGCCGCAGGACGGGCTGGTCGTCGCCTGGACCGCCGAGGACGGCTCGCTGGCGGCGGTGTGGAGCGACTCGTGGCACCAGCAGCCGGTCCCGATGTCGCTGGCCGGGAGCCGTGGCGCGGACGGCACCGTCGCGCTCGACGGCGCGTACGGCGGCGGCTGGGTGTGGCGGATCGTCTTCGACACCACCGACGACGGGACGTTCCGGATGCGGATGGAGAACGTCGTGCCGGCGGGCGAGGCGACGGCCGAGCTGCCCGCCGGGCCGTACCCGGCGATGGTCCTGCGGGCGCGTCGCGGTTGA